A single window of Jeotgalibacillus haloalkalitolerans DNA harbors:
- a CDS encoding phage holin family protein, with the protein MQHSTDTAYAFFWGGGFSVVSYLIGGWDNLIVALSIFMIVDYITGIMIGINDRKLNSKIAFKGIMKKAAMFLAIIVAVQLDSITGDGEGYFIRYTLIMFLIGMEGISIVENMGHLGIKLPAIISERFAQLREEPEKKREDDAS; encoded by the coding sequence ATGCAGCACAGTACAGATACAGCATATGCATTTTTCTGGGGAGGCGGTTTTTCAGTAGTCTCTTATTTAATTGGAGGATGGGACAACTTGATTGTAGCCCTATCCATTTTTATGATCGTGGATTATATCACCGGCATTATGATCGGCATCAATGACCGTAAATTGAACAGCAAAATTGCCTTTAAAGGCATTATGAAAAAGGCTGCTATGTTTTTAGCGATTATTGTTGCGGTTCAATTGGATTCGATCACAGGAGACGGTGAGGGATATTTCATCAGATACACACTCATCATGTTTTTAATCGGGATGGAAGGTATCAGTATTGTTGAGAATATGGGCCATCTTGGTATCAAGTTGCCGGCAATTATAAGCGAAAGATTCGCTCAATTAAGAGAAGAGCCGGAAAAGAAAAGAGAGGATGACGCATCATGA
- a CDS encoding N-acetylmuramoyl-L-alanine amidase gives MTKIAWDAGHGLNTSGKRTPSGEREWSFNNKVIRAAMDYLEQYQDVDQIRVDDPTGRVDVALSIRVKRANDFGADAYISAHHNAYEGVWGTHTGTETYVMEPASANPKSMALASAVHPGLVKAMGLSDRGIKAANFHVLRETNMAAILTEGGYMDSSIDIKRMRSDTVLKAAGEAIAKGVVNHYGLKRKPKPSVKINPKYTTNPADRIGTVMIGKQAMNYRTEPSLDAPVIRVLPAGHGSGKKTVHIYEEKGDWIRLGAGWISNADGKYATVKKYPPKPKKDIYRVIIDGIQVGAYSEDDNALSEARKAIAAGKKNIKIEKV, from the coding sequence ATGACTAAAATCGCATGGGATGCAGGACACGGATTGAATACATCTGGCAAACGAACACCATCGGGCGAACGAGAATGGTCATTTAATAATAAAGTGATTCGAGCCGCAATGGATTATCTTGAACAGTATCAGGATGTAGATCAGATTCGGGTGGATGATCCGACTGGCCGGGTAGATGTGGCTTTATCTATCCGGGTTAAGAGAGCGAATGACTTTGGTGCTGATGCATACATTAGTGCGCACCATAATGCTTATGAAGGTGTATGGGGCACGCATACCGGCACAGAAACATATGTCATGGAGCCAGCTTCTGCAAATCCAAAGTCTATGGCACTTGCCAGTGCAGTGCATCCTGGGCTTGTGAAAGCAATGGGACTGTCTGATCGTGGGATTAAAGCAGCTAACTTCCACGTGCTCCGTGAGACGAATATGGCAGCCATTCTTACTGAAGGCGGGTATATGGACAGTTCGATTGATATAAAGCGCATGCGTTCTGATACCGTGTTAAAAGCTGCAGGTGAAGCAATCGCCAAAGGTGTAGTAAATCACTATGGTCTGAAGCGTAAGCCAAAGCCAAGCGTGAAGATTAATCCGAAGTATACAACGAATCCAGCTGACCGAATCGGCACAGTTATGATCGGTAAACAGGCGATGAACTACCGGACTGAGCCATCACTCGATGCTCCTGTTATTCGTGTACTTCCTGCAGGTCATGGATCAGGAAAAAAGACTGTTCACATATATGAAGAAAAGGGTGACTGGATCCGCCTTGGAGCGGGATGGATTAGCAATGCTGATGGCAAGTATGCAACAGTCAAAAAGTATCCACCGAAGCCGAAAAAGGATATCTATCGTGTCATTATCGATGGCATTCAGGTAGGTGCTTATTCAGAAGATGATAACGCACTAAGTGAAGCAAGAAAGGCAATTGCTGCAGGTAAGAAAAACATCAAGATCGAAAAGGTGTAA
- a CDS encoding YolD-like family protein, producing MMLPEHVEKLRDFFEYEYDAEKQPIMDENMMELIFLTIQESMEFGQQVELKIFKGHKKELVSGHVKMIEYQQRYILIEENGQEKKIKFDEVVGVNHA from the coding sequence ATGATGCTGCCTGAACACGTTGAAAAGCTGCGTGATTTCTTTGAATATGAATATGATGCAGAGAAGCAGCCAATCATGGATGAAAATATGATGGAATTGATCTTCCTCACGATCCAGGAATCAATGGAGTTTGGTCAGCAAGTAGAGTTAAAAATATTTAAAGGCCATAAAAAAGAATTAGTGTCCGGCCATGTGAAAATGATTGAATATCAGCAACGTTACATATTAATAGAAGAGAATGGTCAGGAAAAGAAAATAAAATTTGATGAAGTGGTCGGTGTAAATCACGCATAA
- the rsgA gene encoding ribosome small subunit-dependent GTPase A: MPEGKIMKALSGFYYVKDQDAVIQCRGRGIFRKNKITPLVGDYVEYQAENDQEGYLLDIQSRKNELVRPPIANVDQAVLVFSAVEPDFSTSLLDRFLVLVESHDIRPVICISKIDLLDEEQEKMIQHYAEDYKKIGYEVILTSAKWEESMALLKPVLDDHVTVFAGQSGVGKSSILNALRPDLELKTDEISSSLGRGKHTTRHVELIEIGEGFVADTPGFSALEFSELELEALSDCFPEMAEASAHCKFRGCLHMNEPKCAVKSAVETDDIKQYRYDHYQQFYEEIKSRKPRY, encoded by the coding sequence ATGCCCGAAGGAAAAATCATGAAAGCCCTCAGCGGTTTTTATTACGTAAAAGATCAGGACGCAGTCATCCAGTGCAGAGGACGCGGGATATTCCGTAAGAATAAAATCACGCCTCTCGTTGGTGATTATGTAGAGTACCAGGCAGAGAATGATCAGGAAGGTTACCTTCTTGATATCCAGAGCAGAAAAAATGAACTGGTGCGTCCGCCAATTGCGAATGTTGATCAGGCGGTTCTTGTTTTCTCGGCAGTTGAACCGGATTTCAGTACTTCTTTACTGGACAGGTTTCTCGTACTTGTTGAGAGCCATGACATCAGACCTGTCATTTGTATCTCAAAAATTGATCTTCTGGATGAAGAACAGGAAAAAATGATTCAGCATTATGCCGAAGATTATAAAAAAATTGGCTATGAGGTTATTTTAACTTCAGCTAAGTGGGAAGAAAGCATGGCGCTTTTAAAGCCTGTTTTAGATGATCATGTGACAGTATTTGCAGGTCAGTCAGGAGTCGGGAAATCATCTATTTTAAATGCATTAAGACCTGATCTTGAATTAAAAACAGACGAAATTTCAAGCTCTCTTGGAAGAGGGAAGCATACAACGCGTCATGTTGAACTGATCGAGATCGGAGAAGGGTTCGTCGCTGACACACCGGGCTTTAGTGCGCTCGAATTCTCAGAGCTTGAGCTTGAAGCATTATCAGACTGTTTCCCCGAGATGGCAGAAGCTTCAGCGCACTGCAAGTTCAGAGGCTGTCTTCATATGAATGAACCTAAATGTGCGGTGAAGTCAGCCGTTGAAACAGATGATATAAAGCAATACCGGTATGACCACTATCAGCAATTTTATGAAGAAATAAAATCCAGAAAGCCGAGGTATTAG
- the rpe gene encoding ribulose-phosphate 3-epimerase has translation MVKIAPSILSADFSKLGDEVREVEKGGADYIHIDVMDGMFVPNITMGALVVEAIRPVTSLTLDVHLMIEQPERYVESFAKAGADIISVHVEATKHLHRTIQLIKSTGVKAGIVLNPHTPVEAIRHCLSEADLVLVMTVNPGFGGQSFIKETVTKIKELNELRNHERYSYEIEVDGGVTDETIALCTNAGADVAVAGSYVYGKNDRGAAIQSLKKAAK, from the coding sequence ATGGTTAAAATTGCACCATCCATCTTATCAGCAGACTTTTCAAAGCTTGGTGATGAAGTCCGTGAAGTAGAAAAAGGAGGCGCTGACTACATCCATATTGATGTGATGGATGGCATGTTTGTGCCAAACATTACAATGGGCGCTTTAGTAGTTGAGGCGATTCGTCCAGTCACTTCTCTTACACTGGATGTTCACTTAATGATTGAACAGCCCGAACGTTATGTGGAATCATTTGCTAAAGCAGGTGCTGATATCATTTCAGTCCATGTAGAAGCAACTAAACATCTTCACAGAACCATTCAATTAATTAAATCAACTGGTGTGAAAGCAGGGATTGTACTGAATCCGCACACGCCGGTTGAAGCGATCAGACATTGTCTGAGTGAAGCGGATCTTGTACTCGTGATGACTGTAAACCCGGGATTCGGCGGCCAGTCATTTATTAAGGAAACAGTAACCAAAATCAAAGAGCTGAATGAATTAAGAAATCATGAACGCTACAGCTATGAAATTGAAGTTGATGGAGGCGTAACAGACGAAACGATCGCGCTGTGTACAAATGCAGGAGCAGATGTTGCAGTGGCCGGTTCTTATGTATACGGAAAAAATGACCGCGGGGCTGCGATTCAATCACTGAAGAAAGCTGCAAAATAA
- a CDS encoding thiamine diphosphokinase: protein MINLVGGGPINEKWFETLDKSGQWVGVDRGAHYLLQKNIQFNHAFGDFDSVSPEEFMMIREKVEHIHDEPPEKDMTDMEIALNWALKQDQPVRVIGVTGGRLDHFFGNIQLLLSQQALEHPYTIVIEDEKNLISCHFPGRFRAEKNELYPYLSFIPFTTNVKGLTLSGVKYPLSRRHITYGMTLTLSNEIVDDFASISFEDGILMMIRSRD from the coding sequence ATGATTAATTTAGTTGGCGGAGGGCCCATAAATGAAAAATGGTTTGAGACGTTGGACAAAAGCGGTCAGTGGGTAGGCGTGGACAGAGGTGCTCACTATCTACTGCAGAAAAATATCCAATTTAACCATGCATTCGGTGACTTTGATTCAGTTTCACCTGAAGAATTCATGATGATCAGAGAAAAAGTTGAACATATTCATGATGAACCGCCGGAAAAAGATATGACGGATATGGAAATTGCACTAAACTGGGCGCTTAAACAGGATCAGCCGGTCAGAGTGATTGGTGTCACGGGTGGAAGGCTGGATCATTTTTTTGGAAATATTCAGCTGCTGTTATCACAGCAGGCATTGGAACATCCTTATACAATTGTAATAGAAGACGAAAAAAACCTGATAAGCTGTCATTTTCCTGGAAGATTTAGAGCAGAGAAAAATGAACTGTACCCTTACCTGTCATTTATCCCTTTTACAACAAACGTAAAGGGATTAACGCTTTCCGGTGTCAAGTACCCGCTCAGCCGGCGTCACATTACATATGGTATGACATTGACACTCAGCAATGAAATTGTTGATGACTTTGCTTCTATTTCATTTGAAGACGGCATATTAATGATGATAAGAAGCAGAGATTAG
- the spoVM gene encoding stage V sporulation protein SpoVM → MRFYSIKLPRMLGGMVRGVLSLFRRRTA, encoded by the coding sequence ATGCGCTTCTATTCAATCAAGCTGCCGAGAATGCTCGGAGGAATGGTAAGAGGGGTATTAAGTCTATTCAGAAGGAGAACAGCATAG
- the rpmB gene encoding 50S ribosomal protein L28 → MAKQCVVTGRKTRSGNARSHAMNANKRTWGANLQKVRILVDGKPKRVWVSARALKSGKVERV, encoded by the coding sequence ATGGCAAAACAATGTGTTGTAACAGGTCGTAAAACACGTTCTGGTAACGCTCGTTCCCACGCAATGAACGCTAACAAGCGTACATGGGGCGCTAACCTTCAAAAAGTTCGTATTCTTGTTGATGGTAAGCCTAAGCGTGTTTGGGTTTCTGCTCGTGCTCTGAAATCAGGCAAAGTAGAACGCGTGTAA
- a CDS encoding Asp23/Gls24 family envelope stress response protein produces MSIELTTKYGQIDISNDVIAMVAGGAAIECYGIVGMASKHQIRDGLTDILRRENFTRGVIVRQDGDKVTIDMYIIVGYGTKISEVAHNVQSSVKYTLDKTVGLSVEAVNIFVQGVRVTNL; encoded by the coding sequence ATGTCGATTGAATTAACTACCAAATATGGTCAGATCGATATCTCAAATGACGTCATAGCAATGGTTGCCGGTGGAGCAGCGATCGAATGTTACGGGATCGTCGGGATGGCATCCAAGCATCAGATCCGCGATGGGCTCACCGATATTTTAAGACGTGAAAATTTTACCCGTGGCGTTATCGTACGTCAGGATGGCGATAAAGTAACGATTGATATGTATATAATTGTGGGATATGGAACAAAAATTTCAGAAGTTGCTCACAACGTTCAGTCATCAGTAAAATACACACTTGATAAAACTGTTGGGCTTTCAGTAGAAGCAGTCAATATTTTTGTTCAGGGAGTCAGGGTGACGAACCTGTGA